A region of the Alligator mississippiensis isolate rAllMis1 chromosome 5, rAllMis1, whole genome shotgun sequence genome:
GGCTCACCTCTTCTACTTCTTAGGCTGAAGACAAAGCAGATGTTCTGAACAAGGAGCTTCTcctgaccaaacagaagttaGTGGAAACTGAAGAAGAGAAgcggaagcaggaagaggaaactgCTCAGGTAAAACATGTTTGAGCTTTCCCACCTTCTCAATACACATGTGAACACCAAGAATTTGAGGTTCCATAACAAAGCAGAAATGTATAAAACATTTCTTAAAGCCCTACAAAGGATTCCTTTAAATTGAAGTGAGAATAAAAAATTGCTCAAGTAGAAAAATTCTCTATTGCCTAGTGTTTTCCCTGTCAGGTTGAAGCTCTGAGGGGTACTTTTCCTTACCTAACATTATAGTGACCATCCTTTTCACTTTCATGACACAACAGACACCTACTCTAGACAGCATAATTAGACCCTCTTTAGTACCTAAAAAGGAGCTGGAATGATTGCTTATGCATAAATTGCCATACAGaatccagctgctggttgccTTCTCAGTACTCCCAGAATCTAGAATAGGTTTTCCCTACCTGGGCCTCACCTGATGTTAGTTTGCAGAACGttttatgtgcatgtgtgaggtTGCAGACATGGTATTTTACATCCTGAACAATGACTTCTGTGTACTTTGATAGCAAAAGTGCCTTTTATCTCAGAGTGGTTTTTACAGCTTGCAATTAGGCTTATTTGCATCATTGTTTAACAGGACACTCTCAGTTCACACATAATAAAGGTTTCATGCATCATCACTTCAGGTACTCTAAAACTGAGTCCCATGATCAGTCTCATCTATGCTTGAGCTGTGCTATGCCTGGCAAGGGAGGCCTTTGTTTACATTGAAAAGTCTTTTTAGATTttataatactgcacagtagagtggGGAATTAGTGGTTTTGTAATGCACTGGCACGTGGAGAGTCAGAACTTTGGGAGGTCACTGTGATAATGCTGGGatgtttatttctttttacttGGGACAAGCTATTTGAATAAGTGGAGGTAGGATTATCCAAGTGTTGAACTATGTTGAGCTGTATTTAACAGGCTAGTTTATATTTACCAGAACAGGATCAGGCATTTAATATAGGTGGAGGCACACTTACTCTATATTACAACTTTCCAGTAAAGGATATGTGCTAATCATGTGACAAATGGGGGGGAcctaaactgctggaagactttAAGGTAAATGCGCAATTgtgatctgaggaattttatgccccacccccagagctgTGTGACTTGCATGGTCATGGCAAGTCATTCAGTTTTGGGGGTGGGCCATAAAATTCCTTAGATCCcagtcacatggctgccagctgccaacatagattcatagatgttagggtcggaagggacctcaatagatcatcgagtccgactccctgcatatgcaggaaagagtgctgggtctagatgaccccatctagatgcttatctaacctcctcttgaagacccccagggtaggggagagcaccaccttccttgggagcccgttccagaccttggccactctaactgtgaagaagttcttcctaatgtccaatctaaatctgctccctgctagcttgtggccattatttcttgtaacccctgggggtgccttggtgaataaatactcaccaattcccttctgtgccctcgtgatgaacttagAGCCCTGCATCAGGAGCCTGTaggggagtggggagctcctaactgcccatgccctgctcctCAACTGTTGCGTCCATGGGCATTTCCACAGGCCCTGGATGTTACCTGCATGCCCACTTTTTTAAAGTTGTGGGTTACTGTAAACTCAACTTTGCAAAGTCTCATAGTGCTCTGCACCTTAAAGCAGGTGTGAAGCTGGTAGCCAGGTGCCCCCAAAAGTGAcaagtggggagtgaggagctcccagctccccagctggtgcttacACAGGACAGGGAGAAAGGCTTCCTAATTTCTGGGTCCTGGCACTCAGGTAACTTTAAagaaagcatctgcagctgggctgcagccatgctTTTTAAATCTCTCTGGGCACTAGGACCCAGACCCTGGGGAACCTTTTCCTGGTATCTGGGTCCAAGCACCCAGGAGGTTTAACAAATGTAGCTGCATTTTTAAAAGTCCTCCTGTGCTAGGAATCATGGTGCAGAACAccgggagctcccagctgctgatgCCCACACACCATGAACttgcacctgcagctggggagcagggggctcccagctgccagttCCACAAGTACCACAGAAACTTAAACAGGGcacactgctggggctgccaacTGCATGACCATGTTTTAAGGGTCCAGGACACACTGAGCCCAAAAATCCCTGATGTCAGACTAATGCTGTCCCTCCTGTCTGCCTCTGGGAGTTGGGTAGGGAGTGGCCGGGCCCAGGGCCCTCGGGTTGTCCCATGTCAGATTTGAGCATTGGGATTTGTCAAGGGTCAGCTCGAACATGCAGCATGTTCAATTTGAGGCATGATACAAATGTGCAACAGTTTTGTGGCTCATTAAATGATGTCCATGTTAGATGTGGAAATCTTTGTGGCTTATTTGCCATGTTGTCATGCCATAAATTGGCTTTAACTCCTTGGTGATTAACACTTTAATCAAGCCACAGATAGAACATGTGCCAGGCCCCAATACTGAGGTTAATAGTAAGTATCTGTATAttgagaaaaacagatttttagaGGCTTTCAAATGCCAGACTTTCTCATGTGATGGGAACTGGTTGTGAAGAACTGTAGTAGTACTGTAGATGCAGCATACCTTCAAGAGAGAGCAGTATGATTACTCCCCAAAGCAACCCATTAATCTGATTTCTCTCCTTGAACTTCCTAGCTGAAGGAAGTCTTCCGgaagcagctggagaaggcagagtCTGAAATAAAGAAAACTACCGCCATTATTGCAGAATATAAACAAGTAATGTTCATATAGAAATTGTTTTTCATACATATTTCTTGTAAGCCATTTTAAGGTTCCCCCCACTCCTCTACCCCAGGCATACTGTACCTCTAGGGTTCTAGTCTCACTATTCTTGCACAtcttgcttcaggctttctggaAGCATACTCTGGAGATGGTTGTAATTCTTCTTGCAGTTTTCCAACAGGAATCCCCTAGTTTCTGTGGCTAATCATTTATTTATTGGATTTATATGCCACCATTCCCAACAAAGGTTCAGGGTGGTTTTCATTACATCCATTATCCTGTTCTCAGCACACTGAAGTTGTAATGTTTCTTCTATCCTTCTCCTGCATGTGAGGCTGAACTGTGTAGTCCAGCTGCACCATTAAATTGACTAAATCAATCTGCACATTAAGGTTGTATCTTGAATACAACCATATCTTGCTATCACTAATGATGGATTTCCTATAAGAAAACAAATGTGCTGATTTTCTGTGGCAGTAGTTAAGTGAAGCCATAAGAGGTTCTAATAATAAATATTGCTGAAATGTACTGCAATAATTCATTTCTTAGCAAATTAAACTTTATTAAAAGATATGCTTTCTCTCCTTCAGATTTGTTCCCAGCTGAGTACTAGGCTGGAGAAACAACAGGCAGCAAGTAAAGATGAACTGGAGGTTGTGAAGGTGAGAATGAGGCCTCTTCATGTGAGATGTCATTAACTCAAATATTTCATTTCCTTTGTAGAACTGGCAAAAACTGTGAAGGAATGACAttacattttctaataaaacatGAGGGAAAGGGTGCCCTTTGTAGGAGACTGACCTTCATCTCCATTTTGCACAGCTGAAGGATGGGGATGGAGAAACAAGAACAGCTTGAAGTTACCTCTGTATCCTGTAAATTCTGAGCTGCCCATGGTGTAATTTAGGCAGACCAGAGAACTGCTTTTGTTTACAGTGGTCCCACCTGGGCTTCTTAGAGTATCTGTATCAATACTTCTCCCATCCTCAGTGTGCCTTCAGAACTCCAAGGGGACTTGCATAGAGCAACCTATGACTATCCTGTTCAGTGTTCACACTTTTGTACTTTCACCTGGTCAAGGGACTTCTACAACCTGTTTATACCATCACTGCAATATGTGCAGCATTATAACAGAGAGAAGACTTCCTCCCTCTGCTTCTGTAGTTTTCCAGCTTTCTGAAAAATACATACATtgctctctagtggcaagtctcTGTCTTGTGCTATGGTTATAAATATTTTACTGCTTAGTATATCATGTTAAACCAGATATTTTACACATGCTTACAAGCAAGTGGCATTATCATGTACTATTAAAAAAGTGGTAATATTTCTGAAATAGGAATTTCATCCACTCTTATGGTTACTTCTGTAGTACTAAAAGTAGTTTCACAAGGATAAAGACTAGGCTTAATGTTCCACTATTATCTTTAAATAGTTCAATAAATAGTTTTGCTTGTTTACCATTGATTAAGTGTTGTGAAAGCCATGGAAAAATGACTATATTAGCAGCCACTGGTAGTTGCCTAACTCTTCAGATCAACATCATACACAATTTACTGTTGTATGGCAAAAGTTCTTTGTTCTTGGTACACCATATAAGAACCTAACACTTAATAGTGCAGTAGCAACCACTGTATCCAGAAGGGGTTCCCTGTTTCTAGGGACTAAGAAGAATCTGAGTGAGAATGGGTTTCTGAGCAGTGTCACATAGCTATAATTCTTTTCCAGCAGCTGTATTAACCTTAACTTTTGGTCAAGGGcttcatttctattttaaaaaagaaaagaaaactagagAAAAACTCTGAAATGAAATCTACTCTATTGAAACATGCTAATATTAACGCTGCAGAAATATTGCAAGTCTTGGCAACAAGAAAGTCTGCATGAGTTTCAACGTTCAGAGTGCTGGAAAAAATACATAATTAAACAACATCCTGAATGGATTTTTAGGGGTTCTTATCCTGTTGTAGGAGCCCATGTCTGTGGTTCCATTAAGGTATGTCTAAGTGTGAAATGTCACATGCTTGATGGCTCCCTAATTACCATCAGAAAGGAAATCTGATATAAGTGCAGTTTGAGAAACAAAATACTTGTAACACAACTAAAAATGGTTCTGTGCCTCTTCCAGAGTAAAGTGATGGCCTGCAAACACTGTAGTGAGATTTTCAGTAAGGAGGGGGCACTAAAGCTGCCTGCTGTAAGCAGAGAGAGCCAGGGAACAGAAGTGGATGATGAGAAGGATGCTCTTAAGAAACAGCTGAGGGAGATGGAGCTGGAACTGGCACAGACTAAACTGCAGCTTGTGGAAGCCAAGTGCAAAATTCAGGTATGTATAACTTCTAGTTTCCTACTGCAGAAAACTGGTATgtgtggggtttgttttgtttttttttgccatcCACAAAGATGCAGTGATTATATTAAGCCCTGTCTATCCTACAGCTGGATGGGGAATCCAGTTACAAAAAACTCTCCCTGAGCTGGTCACATTCTGTAGTATAGTTGATATTCTAACTGTGTTAATGATTCATAGAAACAGTTGCTCTAAAGGGTAATCTAAAGAGGTACAAGAGCTCTACACTTGAGTTTGATGTTATATAGGCCTAAAATTTCTTTAAATACATGGTGTCTCTTTTTAAAGACTGAACCTGGTTTTCTTGCATGTGCATGTAAAGGAGTTAAGAACTAGACAGTGATTAATGGGTTATATGAAATATAGCACATTACATCTGTCCATAATGACTCCATGTGAAAAGGAAATCTAACCATAGCTGGTTCTTTGAAACTCTGGGCTCAAGTCATGGTACGCTCTTATTCTAGGACATAAGGGGAGACTTCTTATGTCTTTTCACTCTTGCACTGGAGTTGAATGTAGCCATCCTTGCATAAGACTTGGCTTTAAGGGAGACATGAACATAATATAGAAGAGTGCATACTGCATCCTCTTGAAGGTCAATAAGCCTTAAGGAATTTTGGGAAGGTTGAGACCCAGAACTTCTTTGAAATTCTGTTGGGGTACTACAGCTGTACACCATTCCCATTCAATGACATTCTAGCCTTTAGTAATTGAAACATATAGTATTCTGTTTTAGAAATATAACTTTTATTTATGGTCCCATTTTGCCCCATCTCTATCTGGAACACTCTCTTTTCTATTTAGCTTGTGGGGACTATTACTTATAGCGGTAACCTCTGCCTCAGGTTGTGTTATCGTGTGGGGTATCTTCAACATTGTTTAGTAAGAAGTTTTGTCTGAGTAAGGCACCCTTAGACAGTATTCATCCTTCACTGGTTCAGATGTAGCATATGACAGCTCCTTCCTTTTATAATGTTATTCTGCTTTGCATTTTGACTTGTGTGCCATGATAATTTGGTGCTAACATCATCCTTTATCCAGTGTCAAACCTCATGAGCTCACTGTGTGTGTATTAGACACACagactcactcactcactcttacCTGTACCTTTGCTACACCAGCCCATATCGCCAGTAAGAGTATCTTATGCTGACCTATAGTTGGACTTGACCAATATTTTTGTGAGCTCCAAGAACCATGAGGTGTTAATTTTCAGTCTCCTTTCCATGCTCTCAAAGAAAAAGGATTATAATTTGTTATAATATCTTCTGCCATTCAGCAAACTTTCTCTTCCCCTGCATGAATGTGGTGAGGGAAAGCTGGGTTAAAAGGACTGACTTTGAAGATGTCTTTCTGTAACAAATGGTTTTCTGATCTTACCTTGACTATTCTACTTCCTTAGGAGCTGGAGCATCAGAGAGGAGCCCTTATGAATGAAATCCAAGCTGCCAGAAACTCTTGGTTTAGCAAAACCCTGAACTCTATCAAAACAGCCACAGGCACACAGCCACCTCAGCAGCCTCAGCCATCGCAGCCACCCAAAGAGAGCAGTACATAGTTCCAGCCAGATCTCAGGCACAAGAGCACAAAGAACAACGCAGTTGAACcctggaggattttttttttttcactggtcTCTCCTCTTGGGgaaaggcaggaaggcaggccTTGAAGTGAAATCCTTCAGTGTTtttcattcattctggtgtgacCCTTTTCAAGGGGAAGTTAAAGAATCCTGTTTTATGTTGAATACCTGTTTCCCAGCTGCCTTGCTGAAAGCCACATTCTGATACCTTCATACTTTTACACTTTATTTTATATGCCTAAATGTTAAGATGGATAATAAATAATTCAAAACTAAGTCTTTAGTATATGTCTAATTATaattattcaaaattatttttgtcttgcataaaccagatttttttttccttctgggggaagagacagagggcAGCGTTAGAGTATTGAAACATAAATATCAAAGAAAGCACAGTGTAATGCCGGGCTGTACTCTG
Encoded here:
- the RABGAP1L gene encoding rab GTPase-activating protein 1-like isoform X4 — translated: MEEGVPCTTPAAKLTPPVKKSQDMHDERSKLVNEYACRVLELLGMGHRLFVPRLLATSKEDLLQADFEGALKFFRVQLPKRYRAEENARRLMEQACNIKVPTKKLKKYEREYQTMRESQLQQEDPMDRYKRENRRLQEASMRLEQENDDLAHELVTSKIALRNDLDQAEDKADVLNKELLLTKQKLVETEEEKRKQEEETAQLKEVFRKQLEKAESEIKKTTAIIAEYKQICSQLSTRLEKQQAASKDELEVVKSKVMACKHCSEIFSKEGALKLPAVSRESQGTEVDDEKDALKKQLREMELELAQTKLQLVEAKCKIQELEHQRGALMNEIQAARNSWFSKTLNSIKTATGTQPPQQPQPSQPPKESST
- the RABGAP1L gene encoding rab GTPase-activating protein 1-like isoform X5 → MMEEVSIMVAYDAHVFSQLYDEDFLANLVAISKPKSVVPTKKLKKYEREYQTMRESQLQQEDPMDRYKRENRRLQEASMRLEQENDDLAHELVTSKIALRNDLDQAEDKADVLNKELLLTKQKLVETEEEKRKQEEETAQLKEVFRKQLEKAESEIKKTTAIIAEYKQICSQLSTRLEKQQAASKDELEVVKSKVMACKHCSEIFSKEGALKLPAVSRESQGTEVDDEKDALKKQLREMELELAQTKLQLVEAKCKIQELEHQRGALMNEIQAARNSWFSKTLNSIKTATGTQPPQQPQPSQPPKESST
- the RABGAP1L gene encoding rab GTPase-activating protein 1-like isoform X6, whose protein sequence is MVESSSWSVTFQERENRRLQEASMRLEQENDDLAHELVTSKIALRNDLDQAEDKADVLNKELLLTKQKLVETEEEKRKQEEETAQLKEVFRKQLEKAESEIKKTTAIIAEYKQICSQLSTRLEKQQAASKDELEVVKSKVMACKHCSEIFSKEGALKLPAVSRESQGTEVDDEKDALKKQLREMELELAQTKLQLVEAKCKIQELEHQRGALMNEIQAARNSWFSKTLNSIKTATGTQPPQQPQPSQPPKESST